The following are encoded in a window of Arctopsyche grandis isolate Sample6627 chromosome 4, ASM5162203v2, whole genome shotgun sequence genomic DNA:
- the Polr2F gene encoding RNA polymerase II subunit RpII18 isoform X1: protein MADDEFDADDGGGGADYDDIEEDENIEEVEEQEEDAEQVQFLAPGQAGGGVEKSKRITTRYMTKYERARVLGTRALQIAMCAPVMVELEGETDPLQIAMKELNQKKIPIIIRRYLPDHSYEDWNIDELIIIDQ from the exons ATGGCTGACGACGAGTTTGATGCGGACGa CGGTGGTGGTGGTGCCGATTATGACGACATtgaagaagatgaaaatatCGAAGAAGTAGAAGAGCAAGAG GAGGATGCGGAGCAGGTGCAGTTTTTGGCGCCAGGTCAAGCTGGTGGCGGAGTTGAAAAGTCGAAGCGGATAACAACTCGATATATGACAAA gtaTGAAAGGGCAAGGGTGCTGGGGACGAGGGCGCTACAAATAGCGATGTGCGCCCCCGTAATGGTGGAGCTCGAGGGCGAAACTGATCCGCTGCAAATAGCCATGAAAGAACTCAACCAGAAAAAGATTCCTATAATCATAAGAAGATATCTACCCGACCACTCGTACGAAGATTGGAATATCGATGAATTGATCATTATTGATCAATAA
- the Polr2F gene encoding RNA polymerase II subunit RpII18 isoform X2, whose protein sequence is MADDEFDADDGGGGADYDDIEEDENIEEVEEQEDAEQVQFLAPGQAGGGVEKSKRITTRYMTKYERARVLGTRALQIAMCAPVMVELEGETDPLQIAMKELNQKKIPIIIRRYLPDHSYEDWNIDELIIIDQ, encoded by the exons ATGGCTGACGACGAGTTTGATGCGGACGa CGGTGGTGGTGGTGCCGATTATGACGACATtgaagaagatgaaaatatCGAAGAAGTAGAAGAGCAAGAG GATGCGGAGCAGGTGCAGTTTTTGGCGCCAGGTCAAGCTGGTGGCGGAGTTGAAAAGTCGAAGCGGATAACAACTCGATATATGACAAA gtaTGAAAGGGCAAGGGTGCTGGGGACGAGGGCGCTACAAATAGCGATGTGCGCCCCCGTAATGGTGGAGCTCGAGGGCGAAACTGATCCGCTGCAAATAGCCATGAAAGAACTCAACCAGAAAAAGATTCCTATAATCATAAGAAGATATCTACCCGACCACTCGTACGAAGATTGGAATATCGATGAATTGATCATTATTGATCAATAA
- the MTF-1 gene encoding metal response element-binding Transcription Factor-1 — MGVSQSNMAEWSTAVCESSVSVSTSPLDVCQNADLPDYMNDSFDLTEFEKAFNEIPLSENYRSPKHCHDIAPSTLTDRQIDTRLQENDIKAGPLLPYTNNSSAKMQNQIKLEFNGDNNSVGRFSCEFFGCNRNYSTIGNLRTHMKTHKGEYRFKCPEDMCTKAFLTSYSLKIHLRVHTKVKPFLCNIDNCHKAFNTLYRLRAHQRLHNGNTFNCHQSGCIKYFTTLSDLKKHTRTHTQERPYKCFASGCGKAFTASHHLKTHARTHTGERPYPCAEIHCSRAFTTPHSLKSHLKTHLKEGNGAKVEQSNSNTDVAINYDKPIQIIVTAVENSTALSHNVEAVNEISNLDEERISNQYDGSTQNNFKSANTTPVDLSKQNWNILISNISSNGDVSSKIECSQNAISDMDTTSDVHINQSSTLETMICESSSRPDTNSYACDQNNNSDAFTVQNDFENIDTQADMISFNNKVAESANEALELALASEVEVHAPWVDVSALAASIIDPSVNLCEQEPSFSGATFVPTHIQSYIDLHGNSSVDNITMDTNPNSAQSTYTTKIEENKDTLPFEVNDRQILSPVTSFVFDVNDDLEINDVFDEKAHTEINKYFEKDAKILENANVFGMESLEINAANSVLFNTDLNLEDTLLFDSEPPSDMYVVQTENIFKDMVKRNILQDITADADICKCDDCQCDPLGMQCQSSCGGSDSDADVAVENCNCKDCKCNHLMMQCQAGCGGSPVNIEPSFDYSERRPEESPFTENIIKNEAVPMTYGCCSKMDSANISRSCCKSQESNQTTENSSKNKSCCCNSTFVEQKVESVSDCETNKKLTNEGNGPLNILQDILSKLENYNSNCNCSSATEGVQKGCCIVICLKTLENLRQLITYGSNLNSQLNAQSQKCSDDTIKYTQFPVGCKDVTT, encoded by the exons acCACTACTGCCGTATACTAATAATTCATCAGCTAAGATGCAAAACCAAATTAAACTAGAATTCAACGGTGATAACAACTCGGTGGGACGATTCAGTTGTGAATTTTTCGGCTGCAATAGAAATTACAGTACTATAGGAAATTTAAGGACACACATGAAAACACACAAAG GCGAATACAGATTCAAATGTCCGGAAGACATGTGTACGAAAGCCTTTCTCACATCGTATAGTTTAAAAATACACCTACGAGTCCACACTAAAGTGAAACCGTTCCTGTGCAACATTGACAATTGTCACAAAGCGTTTAACACTCTATACAG ATTGAGAGCCCATCAGCGTCTGCACAATGGAAATACCTTCAACTGTCATCAGAGTGGGTGTATCAAATATTTCACCACATTGAGTGATTTAAAAAAGCATACGAGAACTCACACCCAAGAGCGGCCGTATAA GTGTTTTGCATCTGGATGTGGAAAGGCTTTTACGGCTTCGCATCATTTGAAAACGCATGCGAGGACACACACCGGGGAGCGTCCTTATCCTTGCGCTGAAATCCATTGCAGCAGAGCCTTTACCACTCCCCATAGTCTAAAAAGTCATTTGAAAACTCATCTCAAAGAAGGGAACGGTGCTAAAGTTGAACAGTCCAATTCTAATACAGATGTCGCGATCAACTACGATAAGCCAATACAG ATAATTGTAACTGCGGTTGAAAATTCAACTGCTTTATCTCATAATGTTGAGGCTGTAAACGAAATAAGTAATCTGGACGAAGAACGGATATCAAATCAATATGACGGAAGTACGCAGAATAACTTTAAGTCCGCAAATACAACTCCAGTTGATCTTTCTAAACAAAattggaatattttaataagtaATATTAGTAGCAACGGTGATGTGAGTTCCAAAATTGAATGTTCCCAAAATGCAATCTCCGATATGGATACGACTTCGGATGTGCATATCAATCAAAGTTCAACTCTGGAAACGATGATTTGCGAGAGTTCGAGTCGTCCAGACACCAACAGCTATGCGTGTGATCAGAATAATAATAGCGATGCATTTACAGTTCAAAACGactttgaaaatattgataCTCAGGCCGATATGATTTCGTTTAATAATAAGGTTGCCGAAAGTGCAAACGAAGCTCTGGAATTGGCTCTGGCGAGTGAAGTGGAAGTCCACGCACCCTGGGTGGACGTCAGTGCTTTGGCCGCTTCCATTATCGATCCCAGCGTTAACTTGTGCGAACAAGAACCTAGTTTTTCAGGGGCTACCTTCGTCCCTACACATATTCAAAGCTACATCGATCTTCACGGTAACAGTTCGGTGGACAACATAACAATGGACACCAATCCTAATTCCGCACAGAGTACATATACAACGAAGATCGAAGAAAACAAGGATACATTGCCGTTTGAAGTGAACGATCGTCAAATTCTGTCACCAGTCACCAGCTTCGTTTTCGATGTCAACGACGATTTGGAGATAAATGACGTTTTCGACGAGAAAGCACACACAGAGATAAACAAATACTTCGAAAAGGACGCTAAAATATTGGAGAATGCCAACGTCTTTGGAATGGAAAGTCTCGAAATCAATGCGGCTAATTCCGTGCTGTTCAACACTGATCTGAACCTTGAAGATACTTTGCTCTTCGATAGTGAGCCCCCATCAGATATGTATGTTGTGCAAACGGAAAATATATTCAAAGACATGGTTAAAAGGAACATTCTTCAGGATATAACCGCCGATGCGGATATTTGTAAGTGTGACGATTGCCAATGCGATCCTCTCGGAATGCAATGTCAGTCGTCGTGCGGCGGAAGTGACTCCGATGCTGATGTCGCAGTCGAAAATTGCAATtgcaaagattgtaaatgcaacCATCTCATGATGCAGTGTCAGGCTGGGTGCGGCGGTTCACCAGTCAACATAGAGCCTTCTTTTGATTACTCCGAGCGCCGTCCCGAAGAGTCTCCGTTCACTGAAAATATCATCAAAAACGAAGCGGTGCCGATGACTTATGGGTGCTGTAGTAAAATGGATTCGGCGAATATTAGTCGTAGTTGTTGCAAAAGCCAAGAGTCGAATCAGACTACTGAGAATTcgtctaaaaataaatcatgttgTTGTAATAGTACTTTTGTAGAGCAGAAGGTTGAATCTGTGTCTGATTGCGAGACGAATAAAAAGCTGACGAATGAAGGTAACGGTCCACTCAATATATTACAAGACATTCTGTCCAAGTTGGAGAATTATAACTCGAATTGTAATTGCTCCAGCGCTACGGAAGGCGTGCAAAAGGGCTGTTGTATtgttatttgtttaaaaacttTAGAAAATCTTCGGCAATTGATAACTTACGGAAGTAATCTTAACAGTCAATTGAATGCTCAGTCACAGAAATGCTCCGACGATACAATTAAATACACTCAGTTTCCTGTTGGGTGCAAAGACGTGACTACCTAA